The Cucumis melo cultivar AY chromosome 5, USDA_Cmelo_AY_1.0, whole genome shotgun sequence genome has a segment encoding these proteins:
- the LOC103493354 gene encoding CASP-like protein 2C1 produces the protein MGFGDVKTEGILRFCAIILLVLSVFLLGFDKETVQIFHVDKKASFKSLRALVIIIYVDSMAAGYNILQLCKCWIFAQPKGISKLGTHFHIYLFWLSFFLDQVAAYLTFASNTAGMEAAFLAVTGAHDFQWMKLCNRFHRFCYQVGGAFLCGYAAFFALLLISFISAFNLFRHYSPNHFLRLKSSNNNK, from the exons ATGGGGTTTGGGGATGTAAAAACTGAAGGGATTCTGAGATTTTGTGCCATTATTTTGTTGGTTTTATCTGTTTTCTTGCTGGGTTTTGATAAGGAAACTGTTCAAATCTTTCATGTTGACAAGAAAGCCTCTTTCAAAAGTTTGCGTGCTCTCGT AATAATTATATATGTGGATTCAATGGCAGCTGGCTACAACATTCTTCAACTATGCAAATGTTGGATTTTTGCTCAGCCAAAAGGAATATCCAAATTAGGGACTCACTTTCATATATACTTATTTtggctttctttctttcttgatcAA GTAGCTGCATATCTCACATTTGCATCGAACACGGCAGGGATGGAGGCGGCGTTTCTAGCGGTGACCGGAGCTCATGACTTCCAATGGATGAAGCTATGCAACAGATTCCATAGATTTTGCTACCAAGTTGGAGGAGCTTTTCTTTGTGGCTATGCAGCTTTCTTTGCATTGCTTCTCATTTCCTTCATCTCTGCCTTCAATTTGTTTAGGCATTATTCACCAAACCACTTCCTTAGACTAAAATCTTCCAACAACAACAAGTGA
- the LOC103493344 gene encoding xyloglucan endotransglucosylase protein 7-like — protein MAWFMFIVYVLFCSFHVSLANDLSKSIDISWGNGRGQMVNNNELLTLTLDRGSGSGFQSKNEFLFAKVQMRIKLVSGNSAGTVTTFFLSSKGDYHDEIDFEFLGNTSGNPYILHTNVFCEGVGNREMQFYLWFDPTADFHNYTIFWNHQHIVFYVDDIPIREFKNFQDKGVPFPQYQAMRLYSSLWEADDWATRGGLEKIDWSQAPFKAYYQFYNEDGCFWYNGYPSCTPNSNSWLWGNFDYDYAMKGKMKWAQDNYMIYNYCQDSKRFPQGYPLECYLNTY, from the exons ATGGCATGGTTTATGTTCATCgtttatgttttgttttgttcttttcATGTCTCGTTAGCTAATGACTTGTCAAAGTCCATTGACATCAGCTGGGGAAATGGCCGAGGTCAGATGGTTAACAATAACGAGCTTTTAACACTTACCTTGGATAGAGGCTCGGGCTCAGGCTTTCAATCCAAGAATGAATTCTTATTTGCAAAGGTTCAAATGCGAATCAAACTTGTTTCTGGAAACTCTGCTGGCACTGTCACTACATTCTTT TTATCATCAAAAGGTGACTACCACGATGAGATAGACTTTGAATTCTTGGGAAACACAAGTGGAAATCCTTACATTCTTCACACCAATGTGTTTTGTGAAGGAGTTGGCAACAGAGAGATGCAATTTTACCTTTGGTTTGACCCTACTGCTGATTTCCATAACTACACCATTTTTTGGAATCACCAACACATTGT TTTCTATGTAGATGATATTCCCATAAGAGAATTCAAGAACTTCCAAGACAAAGGAGTACCCTTCCCACAATATCAAGCCATGAGGTTATATTCAAGTCTATGGGAAGCTGATGATTGGGCCACAAGAGGTGGTCTTGAGAAGATAGATTGGAGCCAAGCCCCATTCAAGGCTTATTACCAATTCTACAATGAAGATGGCTGTTTTTGGTACAATGGATACCCTTCTTGCACTCCCAATTCAAATTCATGGCTATGGGGAAATTTTGATTATGATTATGCAATGAAAGGCAAAATGAAATGGGCACAAGATAACTATATGATCTACAATTATTGTCAAGATTCAAAGAGATTCCCACAAGGTTACCCTCTTGAATGCTACCTCAACACCTACTAG